Proteins encoded by one window of Bacillus sp. DTU_2020_1000418_1_SI_GHA_SEK_038:
- a CDS encoding nucleobase:cation symporter-2 family protein — protein sequence MDRKPENGIIIGVDDKISYGKALLLGAQHVLAMDLYIAPIIIAGLLSLGTENTSFFIQMCFLATGLATLIQTGAGIKLPVVQGPSYVPIGAIAAIGGKLGLGAIAGSLIPGALIIALLGYPMKWFAKVVKRVIPPLVGGTVIIIVGIALMPVGINNIYIAPGNVGDNIIVAAVSAGVLIVCMLLGRKVNGVGTFFRLVSVLIAIVAGTATASFFGTVDFSPVKEAAWFSLPSFLPFGKPIFNVSAIITMVLVYFIILIETTGTWFVVSTVTGKELDEKRLNRASVGEGLGCFVGALFGSTPMTGYSSNAGLLAITGVASRLAIMASGFILVCLGLVPKLSTAITCIPEPVINGIFGIVCVAIVTNGMKVIQPIIIDDRNMMIIGIPILLTLAVTVLPKEVLYSAPEWATYILSSGITVGALATVILNLVIPSGEKKSAAEPVSEITDTP from the coding sequence TTGGATAGGAAACCAGAAAATGGGATTATCATCGGAGTAGATGATAAAATTAGTTATGGCAAGGCACTCCTTCTTGGAGCACAGCACGTGTTAGCTATGGATTTGTATATTGCACCAATCATCATCGCAGGACTTTTATCTTTAGGAACTGAAAATACGTCATTCTTTATTCAAATGTGTTTTCTGGCAACAGGGCTTGCTACTTTAATTCAGACAGGTGCAGGAATTAAGCTGCCAGTTGTACAAGGTCCTTCCTATGTACCGATTGGAGCCATTGCAGCTATTGGGGGAAAGCTTGGTTTAGGGGCTATTGCAGGAAGTCTTATTCCAGGAGCACTGATTATTGCGCTTCTAGGATATCCAATGAAATGGTTTGCAAAGGTTGTCAAAAGAGTCATTCCCCCTCTTGTCGGAGGAACCGTTATTATTATTGTTGGGATTGCCTTAATGCCTGTCGGAATAAATAATATCTATATTGCACCTGGTAATGTAGGTGACAACATAATCGTTGCTGCAGTTTCTGCAGGCGTACTGATCGTTTGTATGCTTCTTGGCCGCAAAGTGAACGGAGTAGGAACCTTTTTCCGCTTGGTTTCTGTGTTAATTGCCATAGTTGCCGGAACTGCAACTGCTAGTTTTTTTGGTACTGTTGATTTCTCCCCTGTTAAGGAGGCAGCTTGGTTCTCATTGCCATCATTTCTTCCTTTTGGAAAACCGATTTTTAATGTAAGTGCTATTATTACAATGGTTTTAGTTTATTTTATTATTTTAATCGAAACGACTGGAACTTGGTTTGTCGTTTCTACCGTTACTGGAAAAGAGCTTGATGAGAAGCGTTTAAACCGTGCATCTGTTGGTGAAGGTCTAGGATGCTTTGTTGGTGCCCTGTTTGGAAGCACGCCAATGACTGGTTACTCATCTAATGCGGGACTTCTTGCTATCACGGGTGTTGCAAGCAGATTAGCAATTATGGCCAGTGGTTTCATCCTTGTATGTTTAGGACTTGTACCGAAGCTATCAACTGCCATCACATGCATCCCTGAACCTGTTATAAACGGGATATTCGGGATTGTCTGTGTCGCCATAGTGACAAATGGAATGAAGGTAATCCAGCCAATTATTATTGATGACCGCAATATGATGATTATTGGGATTCCAATTCTTTTAACTCTAGCTGTTACTGTTTTGCCAAAAGAAGTTCTATATAGTGCACCTGAATGGGCAACGTATATCTTATCCTCTGGAATTACAGTTGGCGCACTTGCCACTGTTATATTGAATTTAGTCATTCCGTCCGGAGAAAAAAAATCTGCTGCTGAACCAGTAAGTGAGATAACCGATACTCCATAA